In the Gammaproteobacteria bacterium genome, CGCAGTATAGCCTGCAGTACCTATGGCCATTGTTTGACGTGGCGATAAGCCATCGGGCAAGTGGATCAAGCATTGGCTATTAACTCGCGCTTTAGTGGCTAGGCCACCGGTATGGCCTTCGCCCACGCCGAAACCATTAAGTAATACTGTATCTCCTGGGCTAAATTTCTCGCTGGAGCTTTGCTCGACAATACCGACGAAATCAATGCCAGGGATCATCGGAAACTTTCTAACCACGGGGCCATTGCCCGTAATAGCCAAAGCATCTTTATAATTTAAGCTGCTATAGAGTACATTGACGGTAACATCGCCATCAGATAATACGTCTTCATCAATCGCTTGCAGGGTTGAACGGTACCCTTGGGGATCTTTTTCAATCAAAATACCTTGAAACATGCTTACTCCTATTTTAGACCGATCGTCTATTCGTAGTTAAAATGTTAGTGGTTAAAATGTTATTTTATGAGTGTTGACATGAAATACGTAAAATAATTATCGAGTGGTTGGCTATCTTGCTCTAGTTTAGCCCGGCTAACAGCGCCTTCCCAGCCAACCCAAAAAAACTCAGCGAGTAAATCGCAATTGACTGATGGTGCAATGTCTCCCTGTGTTTGGGCAAGTTTTAGGCACTGTGCTACCCGTTTTTGCCAAGAAACAAATATCTCGACTAATTGTGCGCGATAACTTTCCGGTAATACACTGACTTCTTGGCCGAGGTTGCCAATTAAGCAACCGCGTTTAAATTGATGGCGCTGCATGCCTAATTTAGCATCGGCGACAAAGTTTGAAATGCGCAGCAAAGGCGCGACTTGTTGATCTAACAAATAGTGATCTAGTTTGGTTGCGAAGTAACTTGCATAGCTATCAATTACAGCTTGGCCAAAGGCTTCTTTATTGGCGAAATAATGATAAAACGATCCTTTAGGTACGCCGATTCTTTTTAATATTTGATCTATCCCAGACGAGCTAAAGCCTTGCTCGGTGAATAATTCTAAGCCGCTGCGAATTAAAGCCGCTTTAACGTCGTGCGCTGAATGTGGATTTTTCGGCGGTCGACCTCTGCGAGGTTTTGTTATTAAAGTAATCATTTTTTATTATAGACCGATCGTCTTTTAAATCGCAATAACTTTTATTATTGTCAGATTGTCGGTGTAACTCGGGATAGCGCAGGTGCAAGAGGGTTGTTATACCGAAGACTTATCGATTGGTATAACAAAAAGCCTAACGATAAGTTAGGCTTTTCAAAGTTTTATTTTAGTCGTCACATGAAGTTATAGTTAGCTCAACGGCTTTAAATATCCTAAGAACTTAGCTTCAGCTTGCTTGAAACACCAAATAATAATAAACGTCAGGCCCATATAGAATAGCCCGGCGGTTAAAAACGATTCAAAAGGGGCATAATAACGCGAGTTAACAAGTCGTGCTGCGCCCGTTAAATCCATGATGGTAATAATGCCCGCAACGGCCGAACCATGAAGCATGAAGATAACTTCGTTACTATAGGCCGGTAATGCTCGACGCAGTGCGCTGGGTAATATTATCCGGCGGTAAGCTGTCATAGGGCTCATGCCGTAAGCTTTGGCCGCTTCTACTTCACCTGGGGGCAGACCATTGATCGCGCCGCGAATTATTTCGGCTGAATAGGCTGATGTATTTAAGACAAAGGCGAAAATGGCACAAAACCAAGCGTTTTCCCATAAGGTATCTTTAATTGGGAAAAACTGATCCATACCGTAATAAATTAAATACAATTGAATTAACAATGGCGTACCACGGAAAAAGTAAATAAAGGCCCAAGCAGGTGCACTGCACAGGCGCATTGTGCTATTGCGTGCGATTGCTAACGGGATAGCGATAAAAACACCAAGGATTAATGAAGTCATCACTAAAGCCAAGGTCATCCATAAACCGTCAAGGTAAATCGGCAAGCTATCAACTATGATCGAAAAGTCCATATCTACCTCGTATGTATACTATATTTTCGTTCAACTAACTTAAGTAAGCCGGTAGAAACGGATGTGAAGAAAAGGAAAATAATGGCAATCGCCATATAAAAAGTAAATGGCATTTTAGTTGAGCCGGCGGCCATAGCGCCTACTCGTACCATATCCTCTAAGCCAATTATTGATACCAGTGCCGTTGTTTTAAGTAATACCAACCAGTTATTACCAAACCCTGGTAAGGCGTGCCGAACCATTTGCGGTAGTAAAATTCGGCGAAAGGCTAAAGCACTGCTCATGCCATAGGCTTTAGCAGCTTCTAACTCTCCGCGGTCGACGGCCATAATTGCCCCACGGAATGTTTCTGCCATGTAAGCACCAAAGATAAAACCTATGGTCAGTACGCCTGCAACAAATGGACTGACGTCAACGTAATCAGGTAAATAGGCGGTCCATTCATGGCTAGAATCTTGCGATGTAAACCACTCATTGACCCACTCATTGATGCTGTATAGACCACTATTGAGCAGCATCTGACCACCGTAAAAGATTAACATCATTAAAACGAGATCAGGGATCCCTCTAATGACCGTGGTATACACTGTGGCAATAGTTCTTGCCGAGCGGTATGGTGATAGTTTTGCGAGGGCGCCTAGCATGCCTAATAACATCGCTAATAGCAGTGACAATAAAGCAACTTCAATAGTCACTATTGCCCCTTTTAGGATTGAGGCCTCGTAACCTTTCAAGTCCAACATATTATTTTTCCAGAACAACAAGATGTATAAGAAGTGATTTTAGACTAACTTTGTAAAAATGAAAGCTGAATCATGGATGAAGTGTCATCCATGATTCATTTGCAATTACTTACCATAAACATCGTAGTTAAAGTACTTAGCGGCGATTTTCTGATAAATACCCTTTTCACGAAGTGACAAGATTGCTGCGTCAAGTTTACTTGTTAAGTCTTTATCTTGCTTACGTAAAGCAATACCAAAACCATCACCAAACCACTTAGGATCAGTTAAAGATGGTCCGATGAATTCAAATGCGTCACCACCTGCTTTATTTAATAGGCCATCTTCAAGTGCTGATGCATCACCTAAGATTGTAGCGATACGGCCCGCTTTAAGGTCTAGGTAAGCTTCATCGAAAGAGCCATAACGAACGATTGTTACTGACTCACCGAAGTTATCTTCGATGTATCTGTCGTGAGTTGTTGCGCGCTGTACGCCAATTTTAACCCCTTTAAGGCCTTCGGTGGTAAAAGCTAGATCAGTCCCTTTTTTCGCAACATATTTATTTGGGATTAGCGCATATTTACCAGTAAAATCAATTTTCTTCTTACGCTCTTCAGTAATCGACATTGCGGCGATAATTGCATCGTATTTACGTGCTAGCAGTGAAGGAATAATACCATCCCAGTCTTGAGCGACAATCTTACATTTAACCGCTAATTCAACACAAAGGGCGTTAGCAATATCAACATCAAAGCCAGTTAATTCACCATTTGGCTCAGTCTGGCTAAATGGAGGGTAAGCTCCTTCAATGCCAAAACGAATTTGTTTCCATTCTTTGGCTTGAACGGCGCCAGTTAACGTGGCGGTAATAATAGCGGTAGCGAGTAATAATTTTTTCATTTTATTTACCTATTTTTTTTATGTGTACAGAATATAAATACAAGTTGTAAATATTATTTTGTTTTTTATTAATATATCGATGAAATAAACTGCTTAAAACGTTCCGATTCTGGGTTGTTAAAGATTTTATCTGGGTGCCCCTGCTCTTCAACTAAGCCTTGGTGTAAAAACATCACCTGATTAGATACTTCACGAGCAAACGCCATCTCGTGAGTAACGACTAACATGGTGCGACCTTCTTCAGCTAGGCTCTTCATTACCCCAAGTACTTCCCCAACGAGTTCCGGATCTAATGCCGATGTTGGTTCGTCAAATAACATTACCTCGGGATCAACTGCTAATGCACGAGCAATTGCGGCGCGTTGCTGCTGACCACCAGATAAATGTCCAGGGTAGTAATCTTTGCGCTCATATAATCCGACTCGGTTAAGCAGTTGCAGCGCTTTTTCGGTGGCTTCCTTTTTAGGGATCCCCAAAACATGAACCGGAGCTTCGATAATATTTTCAAGCACGGTCATATGTGACCACAGATTAAACCCTTGAAATACCATGGCTAAACGTGAGCGAATTCGATGAATTTGTTTATCATTTGCTGGGATAGCTTCGCCTAACCGGTTATTTTTCATCTCGATTAATTCACCATTGACCCAAATTTGGCCAGCGGTTGGAGTTTCGAGTAAATTGATACAACGTAGAAAAGTACTTTTTCCCGAACCTGATGAACCAATTATTGAGACAACATCGCCTTTATTTGCTGATAACGAAATACCTTTAAGTACTTCATGTTTGCCAAAATGCTTATGTAGATCTTTCACTTCAAGCGCGGTTGTTACCGTCATGCGCCTAGACTCCTGTTCTAATTTTTATCTTGAATCTTAAAATACGCAACAAAACTAACATCTCTTCGTTAATACCGCAACAAATTTATAACGTCGTTAAGTGTTGATATTTAATCACTTTATTTGAATAATAATTCATTGGTCGTAGTCTGTTATTGTGTTATTTTTAGCTGC is a window encoding:
- a CDS encoding TetR family transcriptional regulator C-terminal domain-containing protein → MITLITKPRRGRPPKNPHSAHDVKAALIRSGLELFTEQGFSSSGIDQILKRIGVPKGSFYHYFANKEAFGQAVIDSYASYFATKLDHYLLDQQVAPLLRISNFVADAKLGMQRHQFKRGCLIGNLGQEVSVLPESYRAQLVEIFVSWQKRVAQCLKLAQTQGDIAPSVNCDLLAEFFWVGWEGAVSRAKLEQDSQPLDNYFTYFMSTLIK
- a CDS encoding ABC transporter permease, which encodes MDFSIIVDSLPIYLDGLWMTLALVMTSLILGVFIAIPLAIARNSTMRLCSAPAWAFIYFFRGTPLLIQLYLIYYGMDQFFPIKDTLWENAWFCAIFAFVLNTSAYSAEIIRGAINGLPPGEVEAAKAYGMSPMTAYRRIILPSALRRALPAYSNEVIFMLHGSAVAGIITIMDLTGAARLVNSRYYAPFESFLTAGLFYMGLTFIIIWCFKQAEAKFLGYLKPLS
- a CDS encoding ABC transporter permease; amino-acid sequence: MLDLKGYEASILKGAIVTIEVALLSLLLAMLLGMLGALAKLSPYRSARTIATVYTTVIRGIPDLVLMMLIFYGGQMLLNSGLYSINEWVNEWFTSQDSSHEWTAYLPDYVDVSPFVAGVLTIGFIFGAYMAETFRGAIMAVDRGELEAAKAYGMSSALAFRRILLPQMVRHALPGFGNNWLVLLKTTALVSIIGLEDMVRVGAMAAGSTKMPFTFYMAIAIIFLFFTSVSTGLLKLVERKYSIHTR
- a CDS encoding ABC transporter substrate-binding protein, translated to MKKLLLATAIITATLTGAVQAKEWKQIRFGIEGAYPPFSQTEPNGELTGFDVDIANALCVELAVKCKIVAQDWDGIIPSLLARKYDAIIAAMSITEERKKKIDFTGKYALIPNKYVAKKGTDLAFTTEGLKGVKIGVQRATTHDRYIEDNFGESVTIVRYGSFDEAYLDLKAGRIATILGDASALEDGLLNKAGGDAFEFIGPSLTDPKWFGDGFGIALRKQDKDLTSKLDAAILSLREKGIYQKIAAKYFNYDVYGK
- a CDS encoding ABC transporter ATP-binding protein, with product MTVTTALEVKDLHKHFGKHEVLKGISLSANKGDVVSIIGSSGSGKSTFLRCINLLETPTAGQIWVNGELIEMKNNRLGEAIPANDKQIHRIRSRLAMVFQGFNLWSHMTVLENIIEAPVHVLGIPKKEATEKALQLLNRVGLYERKDYYPGHLSGGQQQRAAIARALAVDPEVMLFDEPTSALDPELVGEVLGVMKSLAEEGRTMLVVTHEMAFAREVSNQVMFLHQGLVEEQGHPDKIFNNPESERFKQFISSIY